One Ferrimicrobium sp. DNA window includes the following coding sequences:
- a CDS encoding cyclodeaminase/cyclohydrolase family protein, which produces MSDSVDLPEYLDSTVKDFIDAVAEPKPAPAAGSVAAIAVSMAAALCVKSALLSTRQLTDANDYARAARELRDRANKLCQADATAYAEVILAQREERKQHSTNTADQVRVRLKHAAQVSLDIANLGIEVGAIAAHLTEVGNPNLTGDGTTAALLAESGVRSATTLALVNLVSAQSDPNAYRLTELIDLAAGYRTRALESVAARSHK; this is translated from the coding sequence TTGTCGGACTCAGTTGATCTTCCCGAGTACCTCGATAGTACCGTCAAGGACTTCATCGACGCGGTCGCCGAACCCAAACCTGCCCCTGCGGCAGGCTCTGTTGCGGCTATCGCGGTGAGCATGGCAGCAGCACTATGCGTCAAATCCGCCCTACTATCGACCCGGCAACTGACGGACGCGAACGATTACGCACGCGCGGCACGAGAGCTGCGCGACCGAGCCAACAAACTGTGCCAAGCAGACGCCACAGCCTATGCTGAGGTAATCCTGGCACAGCGCGAAGAACGGAAACAACACTCCACAAACACTGCCGACCAGGTCAGGGTTCGTCTCAAACATGCCGCCCAGGTATCGCTGGATATTGCCAACCTCGGCATTGAGGTCGGAGCGATCGCTGCCCATCTCACAGAGGTGGGCAACCCCAATCTCACCGGAGATGGTACCACTGCAGCCCTCCTCGCCGAATCTGGCGTCCGGTCCGCCACCACGCTGGCCCTCGTCAACCTAGTAAGTGCCCAAAGCGACCCAAACGCGTACCGACTCACAGAGCTCATCGACCTAGCGGCCGGTTACCGCACAAGAGCACTGGAGTCAGTAGCTGCACGCTCACATAAGTAA